The segment GTGACGTGCCGAATGGACCTGGCTCAGGACGGCTCCGAGCAGGTTCCGGATGAGCTCAGGAACGTCCAGTGCGAAGCGTGTCACGGCATGGGAACGGAACACGCCCGCGACGGTTCGTACGGGCAGGTAACGGTCGCGACGTGTCTCGAGTGTCACGACGAGGAGAACAGCCCCGATTTCGACTTCGCGACCTACCTGCCGAAGGTGACGCACTAGAGAGGGGGCGCGGACGGTGCGCCGTCCTCCTGGGTACGGATGAAGGCGGGAGGCGTCGTAGACGTCACATGTGAGCCCGCGACCGGCCTGACGGAGGAACGACATATGATGCACGGCGCGACGCGCGTGTTCCTGTTCTGTGCGGCACTGCTTCTGACGACGCCGCTTCTCGCCAACGAGGCGAGGGTCGTCGAGCAGAGCGACAGCGAGATCATCTTCGAACTCGCCACCGATGACGTCTCCATCGAGGAGGTCGTCCACGGTGGCGAGTCCTTTGTGAGCGTGAACGCGCCCTGGTACGGCTTCACGACCGAGGTCGGCGCGCCGCGGCTCCCGCGCAAGTCGGTCCTCCTGGCGATCCCCGACGGCGCGTCGTACGAACTCGATGTGCTCTCGACAGAGACCCGATCTCTCGGACGCCACCGCGTCGAGCCCGTGCCCGAGGAGCGCATCGTCGGGGACGGCGAGTTCGTCATCCCCGTGCAGACGTTCACCGCGGATCCGGCGTTCAGGTCCCTCAGAGCGGCGTGGCCGCCCCGCGTCGCCGAACTCGGCGCCGAGGGACGGCTTCGGCACCACCGCGTCGTGCGCGTCGTACTCCATCCGGTGAGCTACGTTCCGGCGACCGGTGAGCTGACGCTCCGAACGCGGGTCGTTGCGCGGCTCAGACTGTCGGGACCCGCAGGCGTCGACGGCCGAGTGACGGCGCCGGTCGCGGGTGACGAGTGGAACGCCATCTACGACGCGACCATTCTGAACGCGGGTGTGTCCCGCGGCTGGCGGAGCCGAAAGGAGGCGCTGGAGAGCCACCGCCGCCTCCGCTTCAGCGACCGCGACGACGCGTGGAAGGTGCGGATCGGCGAGACAGGCGTCTACCGCGTTGACTTCTCCGATCTCTCCGCGGAGGGGTTCCCATCGACGCATTCCGTCGACGACCTCGCCGTCTATGAGCGGTCGTTCGACATCGAGCTGTCCGAGCCCTTCGTCCAGACACCCGTCGCCGTCGAGGTTCACGACGCCGACCAGGACGGCACGTTCGACGGCAGCGACTACCTTCTCTTCATGGCCGAGAGCTTCGAGGAGGCGTTCAACGACTCGGGTTTCAAGGACCGGTGGACGACGGAGAACGTCTACTGGATAGCGCCGAACCCCGAGCTGGCCGCCAGGATGGAGAGCCGCCCGGCGTGGTACGACTGGAGCGGCCTGACGCCACCGACGAGCTTCCGTGACACGCTCCGGTTCGAACAGGACGAGTACTTTCTGAACACCCCGCCGAACGACCGGGTCGACCTGTGGCACTGGACCGACACGTTCGGTACCGGTGGAGACAACCACTTGCTGCCCTTCTCCGTTCACGACGTCGCTCCGGGCGCCGATGTCAGGCTCCGCGCGCGCTGGCACGGCCGCGTCGGCGGCACGCACCGCATCGAGCTCTCGATCGTCGACGACGCGGAGAACGAGACCGATCTCGGCGTCTTCTCCTTCTCCGGCATCAGCCAGACGATGGACGAGGACATCTACCTCAGCGGGCCGATCGATCCGGAGGCCTTCTCCGACGGTCAGAACAGCCTGCACGCGGTCGGCCTGGGCGACTACTCACCGGGTCGCTCCGGCGCCAATCTCGACTGGTTCTCCATAGCCTATGATCGGCTCTTCAGAGCGGAGTCCGGAAGGCTCCAGTTCACGAACGCCGGTGTGACCGGGCAGCTCGAGGCCCGGGTCGAGGGTTTCGGTTCGGACGACATCGCCCTCTTCGACGTCAGCGACCCGGATGCGCCGGTCGCGCTCACGCTCGAGGGGGCGAACACGCAGCCCGACACCGACGTCGCGCTCGTCTTCCAGGACTCTGTCGCGTCGTTCACGCGCTACGAGGCGCTCGAGCGGACGGCGGCCCTCGAACCGCTCGGCATCGAGCGGCGGACCGCGGCCGGCCTGGCCACGAGCGAGAGCGAGGTCATCGTCATCTCGTACGACGGCTTCTCTACCGCCGTCCAGGAGCTCGTTGACTATCGCGAGTCCGAGGGATGGACGGTCACGCTTGCCGACCTGACGGAGGTCTACGATGCGTTCGGCGGCGGTCTGCCGTCCGACCGCGCCATACGGAACTACCTCACCTACGCGTTCGATAACTGGACGTCGCCGCCTCAGTACGCGCTGCTCGTCGGCGACGCCAGCGAGGACACGCGGGGCGTCAAGTCGAGTGCGGCGCCGAACTACATGCCGACCCATGTGTTCAGGGGCTCGAGCGGTGGAAAGCTCGTTGGAAGCGACCAATGGTACGTCTCGTTCGCCGACGACGTGCTGGTCCTGCCACAGATGATGATCGGGCGGCTGCCCGCCGGGAGCACTGAACAGGTCGAGCTGGTGACCGAGAAGATCCAGGCCTACGAGACGATGAGCGCCTCGGACACCTGGAGGAACCGGATCATGCAGATCGCGGACGACGCCTGGTCGTACCCCTCGCTGGAGTCGTCGTATGCGAAGTACATCTGGGAACAGGACTTCGAGGTGCTGTGCTTGGAGGTGGCCGACACGGTGGCGCAGTCTCCCGCCGGCATCGACACGGTCAATTTCATACTCTCCCGCTACACCGACCCATTTCACGGGGACACGGTGATCGGCGACATCTTCTACGCTTTCGAGACCGTCGGCTACGTCCGCGGCGACGGGAACGCGACGAACGACGTTCTGTCGATGCTCTCGGACGGGGCGCTTCTCGTGAACTTCGTCGGCCACGGGAACCGCACCCAGCTCACCCACGAACAGCTCATTCTTGCCACGGCCGCGTCTTCGTCCAACGATCTCTCGGAGTTCGACAACAACGGGAAGCCGTTCGTCTTCTTCGGTATGTCGTGTGAGCTCTCCCGCTTCCTGGACTCGAACGAGGGGACATCCATCGACTGCGTGACAGAGCAGATGCTCCACCTCGGAGGGAGCCGGGGAGCCGTGGCCACCTTCGCGTGCGTCGGCTCCTCGAGGCAGAGCTGGAACCGGCTTCTGGACATCAGTACCTTCAAGGCGTACTTCAGTGAGCGCGCCGACGGTGAGGGATGGCCGCGCTGGACCATCGGCGGGCTGACGACGCAGGGGACGATCAACGCCGTGATCGAGCAGGGGTACGCTTTCACGGAGTCCAGGACGTTCGCTCTCTTCGGCGATCCTCTCACTAAGTTCGATGCCTCGCCTCCCGAGATCCGGGCCACGGTGAACGGAGAGGATTTCGTGAGCGGCGACTTCATCGACGCCGTGACGGCGGAGTTCCCGATCGAGATCGTTGCGGAGATCATCGACGAGGTCGAGATCGAGCGCGACGACGTCGTGGTCACCGCCGGAGACCTCACGGTGCCGGCATCGGAGTACACGCTGGAGGCTCTCGTCGACACCGCAGGGAGCGCCAGTCGCCGGTATCGTCTGACGTACACGGCGGTCGTTGATCCGGAGTTCGACCGTCAGATCCGCATCGAGGCGACCGACGCGGCGGGACAGACGTCGGCGTTCGTCATTCAGATCGAGGGCGGCGACGATATCCGCATCCGGGAAGTCGCCAATCACCCGAACCCATTCACGACGCCGGATGGCACGAAGATCATCTACACGCTCAACCAGAGCGGAGCCGACGTGACGATCCGGCTGTTCACGGTGGGGGGGAGGCTCATCCGCGTGTTCAACGATGCGAGCAACGACCTCAACTACAACGAGGTCTACTGGGACGGTACTGACTCCGGAGGCGACGAGGTTGCCAACGGCGTCTATCTCTACACGATCGACGTTGAGACCGGCGATGGCGGTTCAACCTCCGCGGACGTCGGGCGCATGGTCAAGATGAACTAGGGGGCGCGTACGGACCTTCCGCTTCAGGACATCAGGACGGAACAGCGCTCGGGCAGGGCCGTGGCCCTGCCCGCGAACGCGCAGGAGGTCGCCGCGGCGCTCGCTGCCGCACGCGAGCACGGCGGCGTCATCGTGCCGCACTGGTGGGACCGCTGCGGCGAGCGCGAGCTGCCGCTTTCCGTCGAGCGTATGGCTTCGGTCCGGGAGGTCTCGGACGGGGACCTCATGGCCGTCGTCGAGGGCGGGTTGACCCTCGGAGCCCTCTCCGAGGCGCTCCGGGACCACGCGCTCTTCTGGGTACCGTCCGTGTTCGCAGACGAGACCGCCCAGGTCGCGGACGTCATCTCACGGGCGCCCGGGAACTGGACACTTGAGGGCAACCTCATCCGTCGCGGCGTGCTCGCGCTCGAGGTCATGCTGGCCGACGGCGCGCTTCTGAAAGCCGGGTCGCGCACCGTCAAGTGCGTGACCGGCTATGACCTGAAGCAGCTCTTCACGGGCTCGAGGGGGTGTCTGGGCGTTATCGTCGGCGCGACGCTCCGACTCGACGCCGAGGAGAACCGCGGACCGCTGATGGCGCGCTACCGGCAGGAGTTCGCTCACCTCGACGGGGGGACCGTCGTCGCGCGGAACGAACCGGACGAGTCTGTCGGCGACGGCTCACTCGTCATCCTGGAGCGGCTGAAGCGCGAGTTCGACCCCGATGCGGTGCTGGCACCGATCGAGATCACGTTCGAGCGGGAGAGGTGATGGCGGTGACGGGACCGGGACGTGAGCTCGAGGCGCGGCGGGCTCTGGCCGAGAAGTGCCGGAGCTGCGGCACCTGCCGTTCCGTCTGCCCCATCTTCGCCGAGGTCGGGGACGAGTGCAGCGTGGCCCGCGGTAAGGTCGCGCTGGTTCGGGCCGTGCTCGACGGTCAGCTCGAACTCTCCGAGATCTTCGACGAGCGGCTTCAGCGGTGCCTGAACTGCAAGGCCTGCGTCGACGCCTGTCCGAACGAGGTGCGCGTCGACGACCTCGTGCTGGCCGCGAGGAGCGGCCTCGTCGAGGCCGGTCGGCTTCCCTTTCTCAAACGGTTCGTCTTCCGACAGGTGCTCAGGCGCGGCGGCATCCTGCCTCCCTTCACGCGTCTCGCCTCGTTCGTTCAGCGCGCCCTTCTCCGCGGCCTTCCCCGTGACAGCGCGTTCCGGCTGCTGTTGCCGCTGGCCGGCATCGACCGCGACCGGGTGCTGCCCGAGTTCGCGGATCGGACGTTCCTCGAGACGATGCCTGGCGTCGTGCCGGCTGCGGGTCCGCTGCCGGCTGCGCCACTCGTCGAAACGCCGCGGACGGGCGCAGCCCGCCGGGCTAAGCGCGTCGGCTACTTCGTCGGCTGCGCCACGAACCTCATCTACACGGAGACGGGACGTGTCATCGTCGAGACGCTCGCGGCGTCGGGCGTGGACGTCGTCATCCCGAAGCGTCAGGTCTGCTGCGGGACGCCTGTCTTCAACGCCGGCGACTTCGAGACCGCGAGGGAGCTTGCGAGGAAGAACATCGAGCTCTTCCGCGACCTCGACGTCGATGCGGTCATCACGGGCTGCGCGTCCGGCGGGCTGGCCTTCAAGCGAGAATACGAGGAGCTGTTGGGGTTCGAGGGCGGCTTCCCGCATCCGGTCTTCGACTTCACCGAGTTCCTGGCGTGCCGGGGGCTGCCGAAGGGGCTCCGGCGCGACGATGCCGCGGGGCCGGCCGGTCCCGGCGCGGACGGTTCCAGACTCCGCGTGACCTACCACGACCCGTGCCATCTCAACCGCGGCCAGGGCGTGTCCGAGGAGCCGCGCGCGGTTCTGCGGGCGCTCCCCGGGGTCGAGTTCGTCGAGATGGCGGACGCCGACCGTTGCTGCGGGGGCGGGGGCACGTTCTGCCTGACCGAGTACGACCTCGCGAAGGCGATCGCCGAACCGAAGATGGATGCCATCCGCGCGGCGGACGTCGACGTCGTCGCGACCGAGTGCCCCGTGTGCATCATGCAGCTCCGTGACATGGTCGAGCAGGCGGGGCTTGAGGTCGAGGTTCTCGGGGTCGCGGATGTCGTGGCGATGGGCTTCTCTGGCACGGACCCTGCTGTGGTATCAGGGGCTGGGTCTCAGGCAACCAGGACAGGGGGTTCCAGGTGAACACCAGGACGCTCGGCCTCATCGCAGCACTGCTCGTCGTGGCGACGTCCGCGGCCGCGACGCCCGTGACCTTCCAGGTCGACATGCGGATCCCCGCGTCGTTCGAGCTGTTCGAACCCGGCGTCGACGCTGTCGAACTCCGCGGTTCGATGAACGGCTGGAGCGCGGGGGAGCACGTCCTCTCCGATGCCGACGGCGACCTAGTGTACGAGATCACGACCGACCTCGCCACGGACACCTACGAGTACAAGTTCGTCATCGTCCGCGGTGGCCAGGACCGCTGGGAGCACTCGATCCCGAACCGGTCGGTGACGGTGACGGGTCCGTCGACCATTCCCCCGGTCTTCTTCGATCACCCGGCGGGGTGGTCGCCGGGAGGAACGGTCGTCGGCGGTGATCTCTCGTTCGTTCCGATGCTCGAGTCGCACGGTGTGGTCTACACGGTCGACGGCGCACCAGTCGACCTTCTGGACGCAGCCCGCGACCACGGCTGGGGCGTCGTGCGCCTGAGGCTCTGGCACACGCCGTCCGAGCCGTGGCACGGCCTCGACGCGACCGTGGCGTACGCGCACGAGGTCAAGGCCGCCGGGCTCGAGCTGATGCTCGACTTTCACTACTCCGACACGTGGGCGGATCCGGGCAAGCAGTACAAACCGGTCGCCTGGCAGGGAGTCCCGTTCGCGGCGCTTGTGGACTCGGTCTACGCGTACACGAACGCGGTCGTCCGACGCTTCCGCGACGAGGGTGTCCTCCCTGAGTACATCCAGGTCGGGAACGAGATCTCGCCGGGGATGCTCTGGGACGACGGCCGGGTCGGCTGGCCAGGGAGCGAGTGGGACACACCGGAGCAGTGGGACCAGTTCGCGGAGCTCCTCTCCGCGGGCGTGGCCGGGGCGCGCGACAGCCTGGGGTCCGGTGAGGAGACCCGCATCCTCATCCACGTCGCCGAGGGCTGCGACAACGCGCGGGCGCAGTGGTTCTTCGACAACCTCCTGGCACGCGGCGTCTCGTTCGACATCATTGGGCTCTCGTTCTACCCGTGGTGGCACGGGGACATCTGGGGGCTTCGCGACAACCTCGCGGACCTGGCGCCCCGCTACGGCAAGGAGCTGATGGTCGTCGAGACGGCGTACCCGTGGACGCTTGGATGGAACGACGACACGACGAACATCGTCGGCGACGCGTCGCAGCTCCATCCGGGCTACGATGCGACGCCCGAGGGCCAGTTCGCGTTTCTGCGGGACGTCGTGTCCGTGGTCGAGGCGACGCCCGGCGGGCTCGGAACCGGCGTCGTGTACTGGGAACCCGCGTGGATCGTCGTCGAGGGCGCTCCGGGATGTCCGTGGGAGAACCTGGCGCTCTTCGATTTCGACGGCGATGCGCTGCCGGGGTTCGGCTTCGCGCAGCCGTGGGGCACCGGCGTGGGGGAGGAGCCGCCGCCGGCGCGCCCTTTCCTGTCGAGGGGAAGCCCGAATCCGTTCCGTGAGTCGGCGAAGTTCTCGCTCAGCGTCCCCTCGACAGGGGCTCGTGTGCGGGTGCGAGTGTTCGACATCTCGGGTCGGCTCGTGACGACGCTCATCGATCAGGCGCTGCCGGGTGGGGAGCGGACGGTGCGATGGGATGGCCGGGACGCATCGGGGCGACGCGTCAGCTCGGGTGTTTACATGCTCTCGGCCGAGATTGAGGGGAGGCGGGCGGCGAGAAAGGCC is part of the Candidatus Effluviviaceae Genus V sp. genome and harbors:
- a CDS encoding FAD-binding protein, translated to MRTEQRSGRAVALPANAQEVAAALAAAREHGGVIVPHWWDRCGERELPLSVERMASVREVSDGDLMAVVEGGLTLGALSEALRDHALFWVPSVFADETAQVADVISRAPGNWTLEGNLIRRGVLALEVMLADGALLKAGSRTVKCVTGYDLKQLFTGSRGCLGVIVGATLRLDAEENRGPLMARYRQEFAHLDGGTVVARNEPDESVGDGSLVILERLKREFDPDAVLAPIEITFERER
- a CDS encoding 4Fe-4S dicluster domain-containing protein, with amino-acid sequence MAVTGPGRELEARRALAEKCRSCGTCRSVCPIFAEVGDECSVARGKVALVRAVLDGQLELSEIFDERLQRCLNCKACVDACPNEVRVDDLVLAARSGLVEAGRLPFLKRFVFRQVLRRGGILPPFTRLASFVQRALLRGLPRDSAFRLLLPLAGIDRDRVLPEFADRTFLETMPGVVPAAGPLPAAPLVETPRTGAARRAKRVGYFVGCATNLIYTETGRVIVETLAASGVDVVIPKRQVCCGTPVFNAGDFETARELARKNIELFRDLDVDAVITGCASGGLAFKREYEELLGFEGGFPHPVFDFTEFLACRGLPKGLRRDDAAGPAGPGADGSRLRVTYHDPCHLNRGQGVSEEPRAVLRALPGVEFVEMADADRCCGGGGTFCLTEYDLAKAIAEPKMDAIRAADVDVVATECPVCIMQLRDMVEQAGLEVEVLGVADVVAMGFSGTDPAVVSGAGSQATRTGGSR